CGTGGAGGATGGTGAAGGCGCGCGCGGTTTCGAAGCCCTCGGCCAGCGCCAGCACAGGAACTGCCTGCCCTCCTCCCTGCCATGCGCCTTGCCCCGGCCGGCCGAGCATCAGCTTCATCCGATATCGGGCTGTCAACGGGTCGAGGAATATCCGCTGGACGGCAGTCAGGCGCCGCCCTTCCCGCACCGCGACCATCAGCGCAGGATGATAGGTCGTCCACGGCTTGGGCCGATAGGGGCAGCGCGGGTGGAAGCGCAGGTCATGGGTTACAGGCCAGAGATGTCGCAGGCGAAGATAGCGCTCGGCGAGCGTGCCATCGAGAGGGAGCGCCTCGTCCCAGAGCCGCTCGGCGTTGCCGGACCGCGCGGTGGGCGTGTCGGTGTAGGCGAAGCGACCACGGCTCGGGACCCGCCGAAGCTCACGCAGAACATCTTCCCGGTCGCAGCCGGCAAAGCAGGTGACGAGAATACCTTGGTTGCCTTGGCGAATGGAGAGGCTGGGCGTGCTGTCGGCGTGGGCGGGACACGGACACATCGCGGTGCGTCCGTGCCAGGTTCCCCCGAGCGAGCCGACTAAATCGATGAGGTCCTGGGTTGGTCTGAGCGCGACAAGGGCCATTGGCAGTTCCTTTCGCGGCCCATGCTCCCCCTTGCCTCTCTGCCGGCTCACCTTATCCTGGGGCGCAGCTAACCGGCTTTGCGGGACGGTCGTTCTGCTCCTCTTGAAGAATCAAATCTTAAAAACGCCCAAGCGGAGCGCGGGAGCTTCATAGATTCATTGATTCTAAGATTCAGGGGCCGTTTACGACGGTAAACCAATAGGTTGAGTGCTCTCCTTGTGAGGAGACGG
This sequence is a window from Sphingopyxis sp. 113P3. Protein-coding genes within it:
- a CDS encoding DUF7146 domain-containing protein, which encodes MALVALRPTQDLIDLVGSLGGTWHGRTAMCPCPAHADSTPSLSIRQGNQGILVTCFAGCDREDVLRELRRVPSRGRFAYTDTPTARSGNAERLWDEALPLDGTLAERYLRLRHLWPVTHDLRFHPRCPYRPKPWTTYHPALMVAVREGRRLTAVQRIFLDPLTARYRMKLMLGRPGQGAWQGGGQAVPVLALAEGFETARAFTILHDIPCWTSLGARRLDQLLLPSSLTSLILAVDNDAEGAIAAERAALRYARPDLAITPMPPKGVKDWAKVLEMSRR